In Oryzias melastigma strain HK-1 linkage group LG10, ASM292280v2, whole genome shotgun sequence, a single window of DNA contains:
- the pcdh10b gene encoding protocadherin-10b encodes MILRCRTRVPDPRAPGSPTMPMLLLLLCVIHGARAQIRYSVPEEAEHGTFVGNIAEDLGLDLTKLASRRFQVVPSSRSPYLEVNLENGVMFVKDQIDRELICKQSASCQLNMEVFLEDPLELFRVEIEVVDINDNPPSFPETDITVEISESATPGTRFPLESAFDPDVGSNALRTYDMTTNNFFYLDVQTQTDGNKFAELVLEKPLDREQQAAHRYVLTAVDGGQPPRTGTALLVVKVLDSNDNVPVFMQPVYTVSLPENAPAGTLVIQLNATDRDEGLNGEVVYSFSNHISSRVKELFSIDARTGRIEVRAEVDFEESSLYQIFVQAKDLGPNAIPAHCKVLVNVADVNDNAPEITFSTVTESVSEKAAPGTVIALLSVTDRDAEDNGQVHVEILGDVPFKLKSSFRNYFTIVTDGPLNREHVDSYSVTVVARDKGTPSLATSKSIRVQVSDENDNAPTFTQPVYDVYVTENNVPGAYIHAVTALDPDTGQNSLISYSILECDIQSMSVKTYVSINEETGYLYALRSFDYEQLKDFSFMVQARDSGAEELASNATVRVIIVDQNDNPPLVLAPLGKNGTAKEPLPRSAEPGYLVTRVVAMDADDGENARLSYSIQRGNENGMFRMDWRTGELRTARRVSTKRDPHQMYDLLIEVRDHGQPPLSSSASVLVVLVDSVAEGRGSGDKGATSKAKDGALDLTLILIIALGSVSFIFLLVMIVLAVRCQKDKKLNIYTCLISDCCLGCSSCSARQARSRKKKISKSDIMLVQSTVNVGGPGVAQVPVEESGSFGSHHQNQNYCYQVCLTPESAKTDLMFLKPCSPSRSSDTDHNPCGAVMSAYTDPQPDIISNGSILSSENKHQRGELSYLVDRPRRVNSSAFQEADLVSSKDSGHGDSEQGDSDHDATNRAHSSAVDLFSNCTEECKALGHSDRCWMPSFVPPDGRQGLDYRSNLHVPGMDSVPDTERGKGFPSSFRVDIPETA; translated from the exons ATGATACTCAGGTGTAGGACCCGCGTCCCGGACCCACGCGCACCCGGTTCTCCCACGATGCCCATGCTTCTGCTCCTGCTGTGCGTCATCCACGGAGCGCGCGCTCAGATCCGATACTCCGTCCCGGAGGAGGCGGAACACGGAACCTTCGTGGGGAACATCGCGGAGGACCTGGGTCTGGACCTCACCAAGCTGGCCTCGCGCCGCTTCCAGGTGGTGCCGAGCTCGCGGAGCCCGTACCTGGAGGTGAACCTGGAGAACGGAGTCATGTTTGTCAAAGACCAGATAGACCGCGAGCTCATCTGCAAGCAGAGCGCGAGCTGCCAGCTGAACATGGAGGTGTTCCTGGAGGACCCCCTGGAGCTGTTCCGCGTGGAGATCGAGGTGGTGGACATAAACGACAATCCCCCCAGCTTCCCGGAGACCGACATCACTGTGGAGATCTCCGAGAGCGCGACCCCCGGCACGCGCTTCCCGCTGGAGAGCGCCTTCGACCCAGACGTGGGCTCCAACGCTTTACGCACGTACGACATGACCACCAACAACTTCTTCTACCTGGACGTGCAGACGCAGACGGACGGGAACAAGTTCGCGGAGCTCGTGCTGGAGAAGCCGCTGGACCGGGAGCAGCAGGCGGCGCACAGGTACGTGCTGACCGCCGTGGACGGCGGGCAGCCGCCGCGCACCGGCACCGCGCTGCTCGTGGTCAAAGTTCTGGACTCCAACGACAACGTGCCCGTGTTCATGCAGCCCGTGTACACGGTGAGTCTGCCCGAGAACGCGCCCGCGGGCACTCTGGTCATCCAGCTGAACGCCACGGACCGGGACGAGGGGCTGAACGGGGAGGTGGTCTACTCCTTCAGCAACCACATCTCCAGCCGCGTAAAGGAGCTGTTCAGCATCGACGCGCGCACGGGGCGCATCGAGGTGCGCGCGGAGGTGGACTTCGAGGAGAGCAGCCTGTATCAGATCTTCGTGCAGGCCAAGGACCTGGGCCCCAACGCCATCCCCGCGCACTGCAAGGTCCTAGTCAACGTGGCCGACGTGAACGACAACGCGCCCGAGATCACCTTCAGCACGGTCACGGAGTCCGTGAGCGAGAAGGCCGCGCCCGGGACCGTGATCGCGCTTCTGAGCGTGACGGACCGGGACGCGGAGGACAACGGGCAGGTGCACGTGGAGATCCTGGGGGACGTGCCCTTCAAGCTGAAGTCTTCCTTCAGGAACTATTTTACTATCGTCACTGACGGGCCGCTCAACCGCGAGCACGTGGACTCTTACTCCGTGACCGTGGTCGCGCGGGACAAGGGAACCCCGTCACTGGCCACCAGTAAATCAATCCGCGTGCAGGTGTCTGACGAGAACGACAACGCGCCCACCTTTACGCAGCCCGTGTATGACGTGTACGTGACGGAGAACAACGTGCCCGGGGCGTACATCCACGCGGTCACGGCCCTGGACCCGGACACAGGCCAGAACTCCCTGATCAGCTACTCCATCCTGGAGTGTGACATCCAGAGCATGTCCGTGAAGACCTACGTGTCCATCAACGAGGAGACGGGGTACCTGTACGCCCTCCGCTCCTTTGACTATGAGCAGCTGAAGGACTTCTCCTTCATGGTTCAGGCCAGAGACTCTGGCGCCGAGGAGCTGGCATCCAACGCCACTGTCAGGGTCATCATTGTGGATCAGAACGACAACCCCCCCCTTGTGCTGGCTCCCCTGGGCAAAAATGGAACAGCCAAGGAGCCCCTCCCCCGCTCAGCTGAGCCAGGTTACCTGGTGACCCGGGTGGTGGCCATGGACGCAGACGACGGCGAGAACGCCCGCCTGTCCTACAGCATCCAGCGTGGCAACGAGAACGGCATGTTCCGGATGGACTGGAGGACGGGGGAGCTGAGGACGGCCAGGCGGGTGTCCACCAAGCGAGACCCCCACCAGATGTACGACCTGCTGATCGAGGTGAGGGACCACGGCCAGCCGCCGCTGTCCTCCAGCGCCAGCGTGCTGGTGGTGCTGGTGGACAGCGTCGCTGAAGGCCGCGGCAGCGGAGACAAGGGCGCCACCAGCAAAGCCAAAGACGGCGCCCTGGATCTGACCCTCATCCTCATCATCGCCCTGGGCTCCGTGTCCTTCATCTTCCTCCTGGTCATGATCGTGCTGGCCGTGCGCTGCCAGAAGGACAAGAAGCTGAACATCTACACCTGCCTGATCAGCGACTGCTGCCTgggctgcagctcctgcagcgcGCGGCAGGCCCGCTCCAGGAAGAAGAAGATCAGCAAGTCTGACATCATGCTGGTGCAGAGCACTGTCAACGTGGGGGGGCCCGGCGTGGCCCAAGTCCCCGTGGAGGAGTCTGGCAGCTTCGGCTCCCaccaccagaaccagaactactGCTACCAGGTGTGTCTGACCCCGGAGTCCGCCAAGACCGACCTCATGTTCCTGAAGCCCTGCAGCCCCTCCCGGAGCTCCGACACCGACCACAACCCGTGTGGCGCCGTGATGTCAGCGTACACGGACCCGCAGCCCGACATCATCTCCAACGGCAGCATCTTATCGAGCGAG AACAAGCACCAGCGCGGGGAGCTGAGTTACCTGGTGGACCGGCCGAGGCGCGTCAACAG CTCGGCCTTTCAGGAGGCGGACCTGGTCAGCTCGAAGGACAGCGGCCACGGCGACAGCGAGCAGGGGGACAGCGACCACGACGCCACGAACCGGGCCCACTCCTCCG CTGTCGATCTCTTCTCCAACTGCACGGAGGAGTGTAAGGCGCTCGGCCACTCCGACCGCTGCTGGATGCCCAGCTTCGTGCCGCCCGACGGCCGCCAGGGTCTGGACTACCGCAGCAACCTGCACGTGCCTGGCATGGACTCGGTCCCGGACACAGAG AGAGGAAAAGGCTTTCCCAGCTCCTTTCGTGTGGACATACCAGAGACTGCCTGA